The Lytechinus pictus isolate F3 Inbred chromosome 10, Lp3.0, whole genome shotgun sequence genome includes a window with the following:
- the LOC135155824 gene encoding uncharacterized protein LOC135155824 gives MVSFDVVSLFTNVPIDAACKVALSRLERDESLPERTQLSPAQVTELLSFVLQSTYFMFAGNFYEQQEGAAMGSPVSAVIANLFMEAFEERALSICPPDCAPRVWKRYVDDTFIITHRSAADDLLSHMNSQQPSIRFTMEMECNERIAFLDTMVHRDTSGRLYTTVYRKPTHTDQYIAYDSHHPKSVKRGVVKCLYDRASRIVTKPHCTATEKQHIISALISNGYPRSFVNRVAKKKSAPSEQPAQFKSAIVIPFVDGIAHLLRRRLEKHGIRVIFKSDSIRSQLVRPKDRPIPDRRDGVVYKIPCSTCDKVYIGETGRPVGERMKEHRRDVRLRRTDSSAVAEHAWDSDHPPNWDEVSCVAYDKHWYTRRVKEAIQIRLHPSNINRDSGIEIPDAWLPAIRRHTASTVQSARCPHQQVPDTSADADWPAASANHSSRCTLQRAPSTSTDPDWPAASANHSAAHARVEPDNSSRRYITRAQQRICSLPDEV, from the coding sequence ATGGTTTCATTTGATGTGGTGTCATTGTTTACCAATGTACCCATCGACGCCGCATGCAAGGTCGCACTTAGCAGACTCGAACGCGATGAGAGTCTACCCGAGCGCACACAGTTATCTCCGGCCCAGGTAACTGAGCTTTTGAGTTTTGTTTTACAATCTACGTATTTTATGTTTGCCGGCAATTTCTACGAACAGCAAGAAGGAGCAGCCATGGGCAGCCCTGTTTCCGCAGTAATCGCTAACTTGTTCATGGAAGCTTTTGAGGAACGCGCACTGAGTATTTGCCCGCCCGACTGCGCCCCTAGAGTTTGGAAGCGATACGTAGATGACACGTTTATTATCACGCATAGATCCGCCGCCGATGACCTTTTGAGCCACATGAATTCGCAGCAGCCATCCATCCGTTTCACCATGGAGATGGAGTGCAACGAGCGCATTGCCTTTCTAGACACTATGGTGCACCGTGACACCAGCGGCCGATTGTACACCACCGTATACAGGAAGCCCACGCACACCGATCAGTACATTGCTTATGATTCGCATCACCCGAAGTCCGTTAAGCGCGGTGTAGTGAAGTGTCTTTATGACAGAGCTTCACGCATCGTTACTAAGCCCCATTGCACAGCTACAGAGAAGCAACACATCATCTCGGCTCTTATTTCTAACGGTTACCCGCGCTCCTTTGTTAACCGCGTTGCTAAGAAGAAGAGCGCTCCGTCCGAACAGCCTGCGCAATTTAAATCCGCTATAGTAATCCCATTTGTTGATGGTATCGCGCATCTTCTCCGCCGGCGCTTGGAGAAGCATGGCATCCGAGTTATATTCAAGTCCGACAGCATCCGCAGCCAGCTGGTCCGTCCGAAAGACCGCCCGATCCCCGACAGACGCGATGGGGTTGTTTATAAGATCCCATGCTCGACTTGCGACAAAGTCTACATCGGTGAGACTGGTAGACCTGTGGGGGAACGCATGAAGGAACATCGCCGTGATGTTCGGCTTAGGCGCACTGATAGCTCTGCTGTtgcagaacatgcttgggacTCCGATCATCCACCTAACTGGGATGAGGTCAGCTGCGTTGCTTATGATAAGCATTGGTATACGCGGCGCGTTAAGGAAGCGATTCAGATCCGTTTGCACCCGAGCAATATCAATAGGGACAGCGGCATTGAGATCCCTGATGCATGGTTACCGGCCATCCGACGGCATACTGCATCCACCGTTCAGAGCGCACGGTGCCCGCACCAGCAGGTGCCTGACACCAGCGCAGATGCTGATTGGCCGGCCGCATCGGCCAATCACAGCTCACGGTGCACGCTCCAGCGGGCACCAAGCACCAGCACGGACCCTGATTGGCCAGCGGCTTCGGCCAATCACAGCGCGGCTCACGCCCGAGTGGAGCCAGACAATAGCTCCCGACGCTATATAACCCGTGCGCAGCAGCGTATTTGCTCATTGCCTGACGAAGTCTAG
- the LOC129269493 gene encoding ADP-ribosylation factor-like protein 4C: MAHIFGSLLANGYHVVILGLDESGKTSVLYRLKLDEYVNTVPTISFNTEKIKCKKGSAKGSTFKLWDAGGAEKLRPLWKSYARAADAIVYVVDSTDKERFDEARCELFKVAQLQETKGVPILLIANKQDLRQAVGAANIEVALSIPELRTQQHTVNVLAGCALTGEGFEEVLDTLKDIIDKHRKLLKQQKKGR, encoded by the coding sequence ATGGCTCATATATTTGGGAGTCTTCTTGCTAATGGATACCACGTTGTCATCCTTGGCTTGGATGAATCTGGTAAGACATCGGTGCTGTACAGACTCAAATTGGATGAATATGTGAACACTGTCCCAACGATCAGCTTCAACACAGAAAAGATCAAATGTAAGAAGGGCTCCGCCAAAGGATCAACGTTCAAGTTGTGGGATGCGGGTGGAGCGGAGAAGCTACGTCCTTTGTGGAAATCGTACGCAAGAGCTGCTGATGCGATTGTTTACGTCGTAGACAGCACGGACAAGGAACGGTTTGATGAAGCCAGGTGTGAACTCTTCAAGGTTGCACAACTTCAGGAGACAAAGGGTGTCCCGATATTGCTGATCGCAAACAAGCAGGACCTGAGGCAAGCAGTTGGTGCGGCAAACATCGAAGTGGCTTTGAGCATACCTGAGCTGAGGACACAGCAGCATACAGTGAATGTGCTTGCAGGGTGTGCGTTGACAGGAGAAGGGTTTGAAGAAGTCCTCGACACCTTGAAAGATATCATCGATAAGCATCGGAAACTGCTGAAGCAACAGAAGAAAGGGAGATAA